Below is a window of Pirellulales bacterium DNA.
CTCGGGAGGTCTCTCATGAACCGTCGTGATGCACTCAAAACCAGCGCGGCTGGATTGGCTATGTCGATGATCGGGGCGCATGTTGCCGGGGCCGCAGACGAGAAGACCTATCGCGTCGGGCTGATTGGCACGGGTTGGTATGGCAAGAACGATCTGCTGAGATTGATCCAGGTCTCGCCGGTTGAGGTCGTCTCGCTCTGTGACGTGGATAAGCACCAGTTGTCGGCCGCGGCCGATCTGGTCGCCCAGCGGCAGAAATCCAAGAAGACCCCGCGTACCTACGGCGATTATCGCGAGATGCTCAAGGCAAAGGACCTCGATATCGTGCTCGTCGGCACGCCCGATCATTGGCACGCGCTGGCGATGATCGCCGCCGTCGAGGCCGGGGCCGACGTGTACGTGCAAAAGCCGATCAGCCGCGACGTGCTCGAAGGAGAAGCGATGGTCGCCGCCGCCCGCAAGCATGGCCGCGTCGTGCAGGTCGGCACGCAGCGAAAGAGCATGCCGCACATGCTCGATGCGAAGAAGAACGTCGTCGACGCCGGCCTGCTAGGCAAGATCGGGCAGGTCGATATTTGCTGCTATTACCACATGCGGGCCAACGGCGATCCACCGCTCAGCCCCGTGCCGGATTATTTCGATTACGAAATGTGGACCGGCCCCGCGCCGCTTCGTCCGTACGACATGATCCCGCACGTCCGCTGGTGGCGGACCTTCACGGAATACGGCAACGGGATCATGGGCGATATGTGCGTTCACATGCTCGACGCGACGCGCTTCATGCTCGGGCTGGGCTGGCCGAAGCGGATTTCGTCCGGCGGCGGGATTTTCGTGGAGAAAGGGGGGAAGTCGAACATCACCGATACGCAAACGGCCACGTTCGAATACGACGGGCTGAACGTCACCTGGCAGCATCGCACTTGGGGCGCGGCCAATGACCCGAAGTATGCCTGGTCGTTCAAGTTTTATGGTGACAAAGGGACGCTCAAGGCGGGAATGGACGGCTACGATTTCGTTCCCGAGGGGAAGGGAAAAGCGATTCACAAGGACGCCGTCTTCGAGCGCGAGCAGTTTCCCGAGGACGTCACCGAGAAAGAAATCGATCTCTCCGGCGCTCCGGCGACTCGGGCGAACATGAAGAACTTTCTAGCCGCCATCGAAAGCCGCGGCCGCCCGATCGCCGATATCGAACAGGGGCACATCTCGACCTCCTCCTGCATTCTCGCGAACCTCTCGATGAATCTCGGCCGGGCGATCGTCTACGATCCGGCGAAGCGGCAAGTCGTCGGCGACGAGCAAGCCACGGCCATGCTCCGCCGCGAATATCGCGAGCCGTGGAAGCATCCGGCCGACGGGCTGGTGTCATAGCGCGGCTAGCGATGGCGTGACCGCGCGAATATGATGACGCTCAATCCGGCGGCGTCAGCCATCTTTCACGCGGTTTTCCGCGGTAAACGGGTTTCCATGCCGATTTCTTGGAACGAAATTCGTCAGAACGCCATTCTGTTTTCCAGCGAATGGGCCGGCGCGACTAGCGAGAGCGCGGAAAAACAGACGTTTTGGAACGAATTCTTCGCGGTCTTCGGCATTCGCCGTCGCACCGTCGCGGCTTTCGAGGAGCCGGTCAGGAATATCTCCAGCGATTACGGATTCATCGATCTCTTCTGGCGCGGGATGTTGTTGGTCGAGCACAAAAGCCGCGGCCGAGACCTTGGGAAGGCTGAATC
It encodes the following:
- a CDS encoding Gfo/Idh/MocA family oxidoreductase, producing MNRRDALKTSAAGLAMSMIGAHVAGAADEKTYRVGLIGTGWYGKNDLLRLIQVSPVEVVSLCDVDKHQLSAAADLVAQRQKSKKTPRTYGDYREMLKAKDLDIVLVGTPDHWHALAMIAAVEAGADVYVQKPISRDVLEGEAMVAAARKHGRVVQVGTQRKSMPHMLDAKKNVVDAGLLGKIGQVDICCYYHMRANGDPPLSPVPDYFDYEMWTGPAPLRPYDMIPHVRWWRTFTEYGNGIMGDMCVHMLDATRFMLGLGWPKRISSGGGIFVEKGGKSNITDTQTATFEYDGLNVTWQHRTWGAANDPKYAWSFKFYGDKGTLKAGMDGYDFVPEGKGKAIHKDAVFEREQFPEDVTEKEIDLSGAPATRANMKNFLAAIESRGRPIADIEQGHISTSSCILANLSMNLGRAIVYDPAKRQVVGDEQATAMLRREYREPWKHPADGLVS